A stretch of Microbacterium sp. LWH3-1.2 DNA encodes these proteins:
- a CDS encoding polysaccharide pyruvyl transferase family protein, with protein MTLPIENTNSRMPHTEDAISRMQRRSYIAMSALHRGIDRLVLTDFPDYENIGDSVIALGQAEFWRQAGIRLEAAYSWRTISPKVYESRWPVAIQGGGNFGGLYPQHSEHRYRLAERLDPRIELIQEPQSVHFESDADRRAFASRMAPRRLLRMAVRDRVSFSAVSAFVPDVILAPDSVHMLGRLESAAPTVAVVHLLRRDDESAGPGSIETAVDWPAMTFADRLRQRLSRTLLEGAVTRTMNRSTDRWFADASKRLATGVALLSPGETIITDRLHAMLIALQMGRRVIAIDNANGKLTNYAATWFGDLDLPLEFAPDLAAATDMV; from the coding sequence GTGACGCTGCCGATCGAGAACACGAACTCGCGCATGCCGCACACCGAGGACGCGATCAGCAGGATGCAGCGCCGTTCCTACATCGCGATGTCCGCACTGCATCGTGGGATCGACCGGCTCGTGCTCACCGACTTCCCCGACTACGAGAACATCGGCGACTCCGTGATCGCACTCGGCCAGGCCGAGTTCTGGCGCCAGGCGGGGATCCGCCTGGAAGCCGCGTACTCATGGCGCACGATCTCGCCGAAGGTCTATGAATCGCGGTGGCCCGTCGCCATCCAGGGCGGCGGCAACTTCGGGGGCCTGTACCCGCAGCACAGCGAGCACCGCTATCGTCTCGCCGAGCGCCTCGATCCGCGTATCGAGCTCATCCAGGAGCCGCAGTCTGTGCACTTCGAGTCGGATGCCGATCGGCGCGCGTTCGCGTCGCGCATGGCTCCGCGGCGCCTTCTGCGCATGGCGGTGCGGGACCGGGTCTCGTTCTCCGCGGTCAGCGCCTTCGTGCCGGACGTGATCCTCGCACCCGACAGCGTGCACATGCTGGGGCGACTCGAGTCGGCGGCGCCCACCGTCGCGGTGGTCCATCTGCTGCGTCGTGACGATGAGAGCGCCGGACCCGGCAGCATCGAGACGGCGGTCGACTGGCCCGCGATGACATTCGCCGACCGGCTGCGCCAGCGGTTGAGCCGCACCTTGTTGGAGGGCGCGGTGACCCGCACGATGAACCGGTCGACCGACCGCTGGTTCGCCGACGCGTCGAAGCGGCTCGCGACCGGTGTCGCGCTCCTCTCCCCCGGCGAGACGATCATCACCGATCGACTGCATGCGATGCTCATCGCCCTGCAGATGGGCAGGCGGGTCATCGCGATAGACAACGCCAACGGCAAGCTCACCAACTATGCCGCGACCTGGTTCGGCGACCTCGACCTTCCCCTCGAGTTCGCACCCGACCTGGCCGCAGCGACGGACATGGTGTAG
- a CDS encoding oligosaccharide flippase family protein, protein MRAPVDAVAQRKTRAQPDLAAGAGGMTGAVITTYAARFASMIAYVVLLPVVLAAFGAEAYGLYMLTVAVGALFQQDLGVGGATTRFIGVAAPSNDFARMRRVAAASNMFFLATAVILSSATVLVFALTIPRTQFSPELTDTAWILAALGVANVFILLSFSANRQILTGIGRLNDVNYLLIGLAVFRVALTVLVCWAGIGIVAVAAVDVLGILAFGIATYVLRRRRAPQVTARPRDFRWSVFRELFAMSAQLMILGLAGVVIMQVGGILTALMLPIAYTALYAAGQRIYLLVKEVTNSLATAILPTASMREGGAAGASIGQMYLRGTSYANMLMTVVLVPVVVFMPEIMSVWLGPSGAGAAVVAQILVLSMFANNNHLLAVPILTAQGSVRGYAILHTIWAVTGTALAIVLGATSGLTGIAWGLTLPILLLEPFYIAIALRRLDLTVKGFAIRCLLLPFGTVAPVAAALVLVSLLDPPLVVIPVVGAVWAITATTLYYFIALDATTRSSLRSTLTRRLRGARTVEDSP, encoded by the coding sequence ATGCGTGCCCCGGTCGACGCCGTGGCGCAGCGCAAGACCCGCGCCCAGCCGGACCTCGCCGCCGGCGCGGGAGGGATGACGGGCGCGGTCATCACGACCTACGCAGCGCGCTTCGCGTCGATGATCGCGTATGTGGTGCTGCTCCCGGTGGTTCTCGCCGCGTTCGGCGCAGAGGCGTACGGCCTCTACATGCTCACCGTGGCCGTCGGCGCACTGTTCCAGCAGGATCTCGGCGTCGGAGGAGCGACCACCCGGTTCATCGGTGTGGCGGCTCCCTCCAACGATTTCGCGCGCATGCGCCGGGTCGCTGCGGCGAGCAACATGTTCTTCCTCGCGACCGCGGTCATCCTCTCCAGCGCCACCGTTCTGGTGTTCGCCCTCACGATTCCTCGCACGCAGTTCAGTCCGGAACTGACCGACACCGCCTGGATTCTCGCGGCCCTCGGCGTCGCCAACGTCTTCATCCTGCTCTCGTTCTCCGCGAACCGGCAGATCCTCACCGGGATCGGGCGCCTCAACGACGTCAACTACCTCCTCATCGGCCTCGCCGTCTTCCGTGTCGCGCTCACCGTGCTGGTGTGCTGGGCGGGGATCGGGATCGTCGCCGTCGCGGCGGTGGATGTGCTCGGCATTCTCGCATTCGGCATAGCGACGTACGTCCTGCGACGTAGACGGGCACCGCAGGTCACCGCCCGCCCGCGAGACTTCCGGTGGAGCGTGTTCCGGGAGCTGTTCGCGATGTCGGCGCAGCTCATGATCCTGGGCCTCGCGGGCGTCGTGATCATGCAGGTGGGCGGCATCCTCACCGCCCTCATGCTCCCGATCGCCTACACCGCCCTGTACGCCGCGGGCCAGCGCATCTACCTCCTCGTGAAGGAGGTGACGAATTCGCTCGCGACCGCGATCCTGCCGACCGCCTCGATGCGCGAAGGCGGTGCGGCGGGCGCGTCGATAGGCCAGATGTACCTTCGGGGCACCAGCTACGCGAACATGCTGATGACGGTCGTCCTCGTGCCCGTGGTGGTCTTCATGCCCGAGATCATGAGCGTCTGGCTCGGCCCGTCGGGCGCAGGCGCGGCCGTCGTCGCGCAGATCCTCGTGCTGTCGATGTTCGCAAACAACAACCACCTGCTTGCGGTCCCCATCCTCACCGCGCAGGGATCGGTGCGCGGCTACGCGATCCTCCACACCATCTGGGCGGTCACCGGCACGGCGCTGGCAATCGTCCTCGGGGCGACGTCCGGGCTCACCGGGATCGCGTGGGGGCTCACCCTCCCGATCCTCCTGTTGGAGCCCTTCTACATCGCAATCGCGCTGCGACGTCTCGACCTCACCGTCAAGGGCTTCGCGATCCGCTGCCTGCTGCTGCCGTTCGGAACCGTCGCACCTGTCGCCGCCGCGCTGGTGCTGGTGAGTCTGCTCGACCCGCCGCTCGTGGTGATCCCCGTCGTCGGCGCCGTCTGGGCGATCACGGCGACCACGCTCTACTACTTCATCGCCCTCGACGCGACGACTCGTTCGTCGCTGCGATCCACCCTCACCCGCCGCCTGCGCGGCGCCCGTACCGTGGAGGACTCCCCGTGA
- a CDS encoding glycosyltransferase family 2 protein, translated as MTTLTLPPAMPLHGTVDRDVATWVGLVEASDLGGAPQRIVLESGDQFDRARLLVRDRGSVRGYIAVPVVDGEADAAAVVNAVDRLPATPPAARTAPWPITVVVCTRDRGALLRESLGAIRAIDYPLMEIVVVDNAPSDDATRDLLAEEFPEFGYVREERAGLSHARNAGLKAASSTIVAYTDDDVIVDPQWLWAITAGFAQADDVGCVTGIVPSGELRNAVQAWFDARVSWSKLTASRTFRLSDPPDDLPMFPFCVGEFGTGANFAVRRDHMLALGGFDTALGAGTRTKGGEDLDMFLRMLYDGQAIVVNPSAVVWHRHRDDLAALEAQAVGYGRGFGAWAVTVAMDPRTVGAAIARSPRALARLVNKPMASVDETTVTATLSRESKGIGRIELASVIGGPAAYFAERRAQRDAGTFAGPPSRDIVLDRRLWSVLAALGGLFGLLALLPTAAGVSFAFLAIFILIGPGSLVRAWVPLPPHFAPIVIPALGLSAVILLTTATVNLQWWAPAVWLLAAAAATCAAALATFVTRRGA; from the coding sequence ATGACCACTCTCACGCTCCCGCCGGCCATGCCGCTTCACGGCACGGTCGACAGAGACGTCGCGACCTGGGTGGGTCTCGTCGAGGCATCCGACCTCGGCGGCGCACCTCAGCGCATCGTGCTCGAATCAGGCGACCAGTTCGATCGCGCCAGACTCCTGGTGCGCGATCGCGGCTCGGTCCGCGGATACATCGCGGTCCCCGTCGTGGACGGCGAAGCGGACGCCGCCGCCGTGGTGAACGCTGTCGATCGCCTCCCCGCCACCCCGCCCGCGGCACGCACGGCTCCGTGGCCGATCACCGTCGTGGTCTGCACGCGAGATCGAGGCGCCCTCCTGCGGGAGTCGCTCGGCGCGATCCGCGCCATCGACTATCCGCTCATGGAGATCGTCGTGGTCGACAACGCGCCCTCCGACGATGCGACCCGCGATCTGCTGGCGGAAGAGTTCCCCGAGTTCGGCTACGTGCGGGAGGAAAGGGCGGGGCTGTCGCACGCGCGCAACGCCGGGCTCAAGGCGGCCTCCTCGACCATCGTCGCGTACACCGATGACGACGTGATCGTCGATCCGCAGTGGCTGTGGGCGATCACGGCGGGATTCGCGCAGGCCGACGATGTGGGGTGCGTGACCGGGATCGTGCCCAGTGGCGAGTTGCGCAATGCCGTGCAGGCGTGGTTCGACGCGCGCGTCAGCTGGTCGAAGCTCACCGCTTCACGCACCTTCCGGCTGAGCGATCCGCCGGATGATCTGCCGATGTTCCCGTTCTGCGTCGGCGAGTTCGGCACGGGTGCGAACTTCGCCGTACGCCGCGACCACATGCTCGCCCTCGGCGGCTTCGACACCGCCCTGGGCGCCGGCACCCGCACGAAGGGTGGCGAGGACCTCGACATGTTCCTCCGCATGCTCTACGACGGGCAGGCGATCGTGGTCAACCCGTCCGCCGTCGTCTGGCACCGGCACCGAGACGACCTGGCAGCGCTGGAGGCGCAGGCCGTCGGCTATGGCCGCGGATTCGGCGCATGGGCCGTGACCGTCGCAATGGATCCCCGCACCGTCGGCGCGGCCATCGCCAGATCGCCGCGAGCTCTTGCGCGTCTGGTCAACAAGCCGATGGCATCTGTGGACGAGACGACGGTGACCGCCACTCTGTCGCGGGAGTCCAAGGGAATCGGGCGGATCGAGCTGGCCAGCGTCATCGGCGGCCCCGCGGCCTACTTCGCCGAGCGGCGGGCGCAGCGGGACGCCGGCACGTTCGCAGGGCCGCCCTCGCGCGACATCGTCCTCGATCGACGACTGTGGTCGGTGCTGGCCGCTCTGGGTGGACTTTTCGGGCTGCTCGCTCTGCTTCCCACCGCCGCAGGCGTGTCCTTCGCCTTCCTGGCGATCTTCATCCTGATCGGCCCCGGCTCTCTCGTGCGGGCCTGGGTGCCTCTTCCCCCGCACTTCGCGCCGATCGTCATACCCGCCCTCGGCCTGTCGGCGGTGATCCTTCTCACGACCGCGACCGTCAACCTCCAATGGTGGGCACCCGCGGTGTGGCTGCTCGCGGCCGCCGCCGCGACGTGCGCCGCCGCGTTGGCGACATTCGTCACGAGGAGGGGCGCATGA
- a CDS encoding lipopolysaccharide biosynthesis protein, translating into MTGPSPAHEAAPATNIRARVSRDSLWLASGYAATAGSGFVFWLLAAVWIPQAQLGIEASVLAAVMAAAALASNGPGSALVVMLPLGGPAARETLRRALTTTAVLSVVSGVVAGTVVAGLLPSVLPPVATVCLVATCSVAWALFNVQAQALAGASDARATLIVNGSANLLKLGLLALLAFAAHATPLILVLATILPAIAMTTVSLTVLIPRALHRDNGLSGSARQWDGDLARAFRRFSFENAVAVGIVMCAGLSLSFLVTTLASPVEGAIFAIAFQFSVALDLVGVAVATALARSAVGAFAHTAELAHGFALKVSLAVGALGVTAAIATPLMFLLLGRGYPPLYGMAVVGILAAASAIRPGYDVWSALSRARHRVRPVLVGNAVWLLTLLAFVLLLVPRWGALGASTAVVCAALVLTVIGIVGLRHAHPYRTAPLPPKGAAA; encoded by the coding sequence ATGACCGGTCCCTCCCCCGCTCACGAGGCCGCACCTGCCACGAACATCCGCGCCCGCGTCTCGCGCGACTCGCTGTGGCTCGCGTCGGGGTACGCCGCGACGGCGGGCTCGGGCTTCGTGTTCTGGCTGCTCGCGGCGGTCTGGATCCCTCAGGCCCAGCTCGGCATCGAGGCATCCGTGCTCGCCGCAGTGATGGCCGCCGCGGCGTTGGCTTCCAACGGGCCCGGCAGCGCGCTGGTGGTGATGCTTCCCCTCGGCGGTCCTGCCGCCCGCGAGACCCTCCGACGGGCGCTCACCACCACCGCCGTGCTGTCGGTGGTGTCCGGAGTCGTCGCCGGCACGGTCGTCGCGGGCCTCCTTCCGTCGGTGCTGCCGCCGGTCGCCACTGTCTGCCTCGTCGCGACCTGCTCGGTCGCGTGGGCGCTGTTCAACGTGCAAGCGCAGGCGCTGGCCGGCGCCTCCGATGCGCGCGCGACGCTCATCGTCAACGGGTCGGCCAACCTCCTCAAGCTGGGCCTCCTCGCGCTGCTCGCGTTCGCCGCGCATGCGACGCCCCTCATCCTGGTCCTCGCCACGATCCTGCCCGCCATCGCGATGACGACAGTGAGTCTCACGGTGCTGATTCCGCGAGCGCTGCATCGTGACAATGGGCTCTCCGGCTCGGCGCGACAGTGGGACGGCGATCTCGCACGGGCCTTCCGCCGGTTCTCGTTCGAGAACGCCGTCGCCGTCGGCATCGTGATGTGCGCCGGCCTGTCGCTCTCGTTCCTCGTGACCACGCTGGCCTCGCCCGTCGAAGGAGCGATCTTCGCGATCGCGTTCCAGTTCAGTGTCGCTCTCGACCTCGTGGGCGTGGCGGTGGCCACCGCGCTCGCCCGGAGCGCGGTCGGCGCATTCGCGCACACCGCCGAACTGGCTCACGGCTTTGCGCTCAAGGTGTCGCTCGCGGTGGGTGCCCTCGGCGTGACGGCGGCGATCGCCACTCCGCTCATGTTCCTTCTCCTCGGTCGGGGGTATCCGCCCCTCTACGGAATGGCGGTCGTCGGGATCCTTGCCGCGGCGAGCGCGATCCGTCCCGGCTACGACGTCTGGTCGGCACTGTCTCGCGCGCGGCACCGTGTGCGCCCGGTGCTCGTCGGCAACGCGGTGTGGTTGCTGACGCTGCTCGCATTCGTCCTCCTCCTCGTCCCCCGCTGGGGGGCGCTGGGCGCGTCGACAGCCGTCGTCTGCGCGGCGCTCGTGCTGACGGTCATCGGCATCGTCGGTCTCCGCCACGCACACCCCTACCGCACCGCGCCCCTCCCCCCGAAAGGTGCAGCCGCATGA